A region from the candidate division WOR-3 bacterium genome encodes:
- a CDS encoding Mrp/NBP35 family ATP-binding protein — MTGQVPSEQVRIEENLKHIRNRLLVFSGKGGVGKSTVAVNVAAGLALKGRQVGLLDADIHGPNVPKMLGTEDVRFEVSPAGKILPIVSANGIRVVSMAMFTESGDAPVVWRGPLKMRAIVQLLTDVDWGELDWLVIDSPPGTGDEPLSVAQLIPSTAALVVTTPQAVALLDSRKAVNFAQLLKLKVLGVVENMSGLVCPHCGKEIELFGQGGGGRMAREMLVPLLGQVPVDPSIVKGGDTGKPFVIENPDSPAAKAMMEVVARIIESEAK; from the coding sequence ATGACAGGACAGGTTCCATCTGAGCAGGTCAGAATTGAGGAAAACCTGAAGCACATCCGCAACCGGCTCTTGGTATTCAGTGGCAAGGGCGGTGTAGGCAAGTCCACGGTCGCGGTCAACGTTGCGGCAGGCCTGGCTCTGAAAGGTCGCCAGGTCGGCCTGCTCGACGCAGACATCCACGGCCCGAACGTACCCAAGATGCTCGGCACCGAGGACGTTCGCTTCGAGGTTAGTCCAGCTGGCAAGATACTGCCGATAGTGTCAGCCAACGGGATCCGGGTAGTCTCGATGGCGATGTTCACTGAGTCAGGTGACGCGCCGGTGGTGTGGCGAGGCCCGCTAAAGATGCGGGCGATAGTCCAACTCCTCACCGACGTTGACTGGGGCGAGCTCGACTGGCTGGTCATTGACTCGCCGCCCGGAACCGGCGATGAGCCGCTTTCTGTCGCCCAGCTCATTCCGTCCACTGCCGCGCTTGTCGTCACCACGCCCCAGGCCGTGGCCCTGCTTGATTCGCGCAAGGCGGTGAACTTTGCCCAGCTCCTGAAGCTCAAGGTGCTCGGCGTGGTAGAGAATATGTCCGGGCTTGTCTGTCCGCACTGCGGCAAGGAAATCGAGCTATTCGGACAGGGCGGCGGCGGCAGGATGGCGCGTGAGATGCTCGTGCCCCTGCTCGGGCAGGTGCCGGTTGACCCTTCCATCGTCAAAGGCGGCGATACCGGCAAGCCGTTCGTCATCGAAAACCCGGACTCGCCGGCAGCAAAGGCAATGATGGAAGTGGTTGCAAGAATCATCGAATCGGAGGCAAAATGA
- a CDS encoding FlgD immunoglobulin-like domain containing protein yields MTPIVLTLLLLVSSPAGASEQVKRLEWTDPQGRKPLNYARWVETHKHLTDASCIGSVTQIGDGNVVDVVVNAELYPQITAELSQYQTDLVSAGYAVRIDTMRGFSHVALRNHLAAVTDIAGAVLVGDLPVAWYEDGWGTPTGEEFPIELFFMDLNGTWVDADADGLYDDHTGNTAPEIWVGRLDALPLTWDDEVRLMRRYFAKNHAYRSGGLVLPDRALAYVDDDWTSFGNCNLNLVYANVTTVTDQNTTRASDYRARLAAGYEWIQVCSHSSPWGHTFSTPTGYSGTVFNTEVYAIRPRAHFYNLFACSGTRFVEENCSVGWDVFQDDYGLTAVGSTKTGSLLHFADFYTPLGQGKCIGEAFRLWMVKWAEADRDWFYGLNIVGDPTLKPHGGQNYCGAADPGSDASGSSANLRALSSCEEKEKETGEPDGELASLSEVVGTHPETDDSPDIMSMPDGKVWAIWKSGRSSTNGRFDIFASVRSGGVWSSPYNVGNAYYWETDPVLGLDQAGRPVAVWAVFTDDYHYNLSYSIWTGSSWSAAQQLSEDCSSDLAPSLARDSSGILWCLWTSRRDLFADVFVSSYNGSTWSSPVNITRDSATDLYPCAAATPDNRVWVVYTSLRNGAAEIWAQYRSGSLWYLTGPVSGAQRKAYRPAVAVGPRGQPIVCWQSFDQGNGDICYSRYDGLNWSTPAVVDSDTSLDVRPRVCTDVEGKPWVVWMSARPGNWDCYYSYFVSDQWTRAQPVAAIPGPDMNPDIAATPSSMWVAWQNLTSGNWDIFAQTLPLSGCNERKNMLHRGVQASPNPFRKIINVQFTASFPADLWISDALGRLVRTLAVGRQRSAVSSVSWDGLDDAGSPVPAGAYFIRAGSGCSEITRVLLVR; encoded by the coding sequence TTGACGCCAATCGTTCTGACGCTTCTCCTGCTAGTCTCCAGTCCTGCCGGCGCGAGCGAACAGGTGAAGCGACTTGAGTGGACCGACCCACAGGGAAGAAAGCCCCTGAACTATGCTAGGTGGGTTGAGACGCACAAACACTTGACTGATGCCTCGTGCATCGGCTCGGTGACGCAAATCGGTGACGGTAACGTCGTGGATGTAGTGGTCAATGCGGAACTTTATCCGCAGATTACGGCTGAACTGAGTCAGTATCAAACTGACCTTGTTTCCGCGGGTTACGCAGTACGGATTGACACGATGCGGGGGTTTTCTCACGTCGCGCTGCGAAACCACCTGGCCGCGGTCACAGACATTGCTGGCGCGGTACTGGTCGGCGACCTGCCGGTCGCGTGGTACGAAGACGGCTGGGGTACACCGACAGGTGAGGAGTTCCCGATTGAACTTTTCTTCATGGACCTCAACGGCACCTGGGTTGATGCGGATGCGGACGGCCTGTACGACGACCACACCGGTAATACTGCACCGGAAATCTGGGTCGGCCGCCTGGATGCCTTACCCTTGACTTGGGACGATGAGGTCAGACTGATGCGGCGGTATTTCGCAAAGAACCACGCGTACCGCTCCGGCGGCCTTGTGCTGCCGGACCGGGCGCTCGCGTACGTTGACGACGACTGGACCAGTTTCGGCAACTGCAATCTAAATCTCGTCTATGCGAACGTGACTACAGTTACCGATCAGAATACGACCCGGGCATCGGATTATCGGGCAAGGCTGGCTGCCGGCTACGAGTGGATTCAGGTATGCAGCCATTCTTCGCCTTGGGGGCACACGTTCAGCACGCCGACCGGCTATTCGGGCACGGTATTCAACACCGAGGTGTATGCGATTCGACCTCGGGCGCACTTCTACAACCTGTTTGCCTGTTCCGGGACCAGGTTCGTCGAAGAGAATTGCTCTGTCGGGTGGGACGTGTTCCAAGACGACTACGGTCTTACCGCGGTGGGCAGTACCAAAACCGGTTCGCTGCTCCACTTTGCCGACTTCTATACCCCGCTCGGACAGGGAAAATGCATCGGCGAGGCGTTCCGGCTCTGGATGGTGAAGTGGGCTGAGGCGGACCGGGACTGGTTCTACGGCCTGAACATTGTCGGCGACCCAACCTTGAAGCCGCATGGCGGACAGAATTATTGTGGAGCTGCAGACCCGGGTTCAGATGCAAGCGGGTCGAGCGCCAATTTGCGCGCGCTCTCCTCCTGCGAAGAGAAAGAGAAGGAAACAGGAGAACCGGACGGAGAATTGGCAAGCTTGTCCGAGGTGGTGGGCACTCATCCGGAAACAGACGACAGTCCGGATATCATGAGCATGCCGGACGGCAAGGTATGGGCAATATGGAAATCTGGCCGGAGTTCGACAAATGGGCGGTTTGATATCTTCGCCTCGGTTCGGTCTGGCGGTGTTTGGTCGAGTCCGTACAACGTCGGTAATGCCTACTACTGGGAAACCGACCCGGTACTCGGTCTGGACCAAGCCGGCCGGCCGGTAGCGGTCTGGGCGGTGTTCACCGACGACTACCACTACAACCTCTCTTACAGTATCTGGACTGGCAGCTCGTGGTCCGCGGCCCAGCAACTGTCCGAAGACTGCTCATCCGACCTTGCACCAAGCCTTGCCCGGGATTCTTCCGGCATCCTCTGGTGCCTATGGACCAGCCGCCGGGACCTTTTCGCAGACGTCTTTGTCTCGTCCTACAACGGCTCGACCTGGAGTTCTCCTGTGAATATCACCAGGGACAGCGCAACTGACCTGTATCCGTGTGCAGCCGCTACTCCAGACAACAGGGTTTGGGTCGTGTACACGAGTCTGCGCAACGGCGCGGCGGAAATCTGGGCGCAGTACCGGTCAGGTAGTCTGTGGTACCTTACCGGCCCAGTTTCAGGTGCGCAGCGTAAGGCATACCGGCCAGCGGTTGCGGTCGGACCTAGAGGCCAGCCGATAGTATGCTGGCAGAGTTTTGACCAAGGGAACGGTGACATCTGCTACAGCCGGTACGACGGCTTGAACTGGTCAACGCCGGCAGTGGTGGACTCAGATACAAGTCTTGACGTGAGGCCAAGGGTGTGCACCGACGTCGAAGGCAAGCCATGGGTTGTATGGATGAGCGCGCGTCCGGGGAACTGGGACTGCTACTACTCGTACTTCGTGTCCGACCAGTGGACAAGAGCGCAGCCGGTTGCGGCAATCCCCGGCCCAGATATGAATCCAGACATCGCGGCGACGCCATCCAGTATGTGGGTGGCATGGCAGAACCTTACGTCCGGCAACTGGGACATCTTCGCACAAACTCTGCCCCTGAGCGGGTGCAACGAGAGAAAAAATATGCTCCATCGTGGGGTACAGGCAAGTCCCAACCCGTTCCGCAAAATCATCAACGTGCAGTTTACCGCTTCCTTTCCGGCAGACCTGTGGATATCTGACGCATTGGGCCGCCTCGTGCGTACGCTGGCTGTCGGCCGCCAGCGCTCCGCCGTCAGCTCGGTGTCCTGGGATGGCCTTGATGATGCCGGCAGCCCGGTCCCAGCCGGTGCTTACTTCATCCGCGCAGGCAGCGGATGCTCGGAAATTACTCGAGTCTTACTGGTGCGCTAA
- a CDS encoding OsmC family protein, with protein sequence MRHEAHIRWAGRMTFIGRAGSNHLVPMDSGSDFGGDNSATKPMELLLLGLGGCTGMDVVSLLHKMRVPFTNLEMNITADRTEEYPTVYRRIDIEYVVTGHNLDEEKVKRAIELSQEKYCSVSAMLRKACPVNFAWRVVEP encoded by the coding sequence ATGCGACACGAAGCACATATCCGCTGGGCCGGGCGGATGACGTTTATCGGCCGGGCCGGATCGAACCACCTAGTGCCGATGGACTCTGGTTCTGATTTTGGCGGCGATAATTCGGCGACCAAGCCGATGGAACTGCTGCTCCTCGGTCTTGGCGGCTGTACCGGAATGGACGTAGTGTCACTCCTGCACAAGATGCGCGTGCCCTTCACGAACCTGGAAATGAACATCACTGCCGACCGGACCGAGGAGTATCCGACCGTGTATCGGAGAATAGACATCGAGTACGTTGTTACCGGCCACAACCTTGATGAAGAAAAGGTGAAGCGGGCAATCGAACTCTCACAGGAGAAATACTGCTCGGTGTCGGCCATGCTCAGAAAGGCCTGCCCGGTCAACTTTGCCTGGCGCGTGGTCGAGCCATAA
- a CDS encoding NifB/NifX family molybdenum-iron cluster-binding protein translates to MKVAVSTDSGQVSAHFGHCPEITVAEVSDGRVSSKKVVRNPAGQPCALPAFLATDGVEAIICGRMGEHAQKLFAQKGIDVWMGVSGPVDNVLADFAQGRLQRGVSCCDHDEQGHGHQCRRCS, encoded by the coding sequence ATGAAAGTAGCAGTCTCGACCGACTCAGGACAGGTCTCGGCTCATTTCGGCCACTGCCCGGAGATTACTGTGGCCGAGGTGTCAGACGGCAGAGTCAGCAGCAAGAAGGTGGTACGCAATCCTGCGGGCCAACCGTGCGCCCTGCCCGCGTTCCTGGCAACAGATGGCGTTGAGGCAATCATCTGCGGCCGCATGGGTGAACACGCCCAGAAGTTGTTCGCACAGAAGGGCATTGATGTATGGATGGGCGTATCTGGCCCGGTAGATAACGTGCTCGCCGACTTTGCTCAGGGTCGGCTTCAACGCGGTGTGTCGTGCTGCGACCACGACGAGCAGGGCCACGGCCACCAGTGTCGCCGATGTTCTTGA